The following proteins are encoded in a genomic region of Colletotrichum higginsianum IMI 349063 chromosome 9, whole genome shotgun sequence:
- a CDS encoding Calcium dependent mitochondrial carrier protein, whose translation MGVTEWVAERQMEVEESQNQRDKRVEDLWRQLDPNGSGHLDFKGLQKGLRKIDHPMKNADHMLRKIMTVVDTNDDGKIQYEGESSVAWDWSYWPGSPVLRRLREIAADDDLPPEFRCFVEQTERQLMFLFQSIDKDNDGRLDKTELQEAFRRAGLVVPMRKLASFFGDIDMNNDGYISFEEWRHAPLKAVMDFYSSIVTLSAEGDSMVSEETLEGSGTTGFLLQTLFGSILKLASPSYSDPSAGNIQLLSDEDGNSVAVVVPSREGPGSGPPGLSQLPASPKQQRRRSLSKNNNSDSNNSSSGYATASADLDPASSQQQTSSAQAMVLPISPPGYSGTSANMNNMNMEAAVLQACIQAADEKPTGIPGRPPGVGTSQANQVTGSSSEQGSSSSSDATVAPKFKRLTDFVPDPGYFIAGAVAGGLSRTATAPLDRLKVYLLVNTRASTDTAASALKQGRPLLALRNAVKPFGDAVKDLWKAGGMRSLFAGNGLNVIKIMPESAIKFGSYEAAKRTLSKLEGHNDPRQINSYSKFVAGGVAGMVAQFCVYPLDTLKFRLQTSTVQGGLSGNALVLDTAKKMWQAGGVRIAYRGVTMGLMGMFPYSAIDMGTFEFLKTSYKRYMSKYRGIHEEDAKPGNIMTGIIGATSGAFGASVVYPLNVLRTRLQTQGTVMHPATYTGIMDVAQQTLKNEGVRGMYKGLTPNLLKVAPALSITWVVYENSKRLLGLE comes from the exons atgggGGTAACAGAATGGGTTGCCGAGCGCCAGATGGAGGTGGAAGAATCGCAGAATCAGCGGGATAAACGAGTTGAGGACCTCTGGAGGCAATTGGACCCCAACGGCTCGGGCCATTTGGACTTTAAGGGGTTGCAGAAGGGGCTGAGAAAGATCGATCACC CCATGAAAAATGCAGACCACATGCTGCGGAAGATCATgaccgtcgtcgacacgAACGACGACGGTAAAATCCAATACGAAGGTGAGAGCTCCGTCGCTTGGGACTGGAGCTATTGGCCGGGCTCCCCTGTCTTGAGGCGCCTGAGGGAAATAGCTGCTGACGATGACCTCCCGCCAGAGTTCCGCTGCTTCGTGGAGCAGACCGAGCGGCAACTAATGTTTCTGTTCCAGTCCATAGACAAGGACAACGACGGGCGACTTGACAAGACCGAGCTGCAGGAAGCCTTCCGACGGGCAGGGCTTGTCGTGCCGATGCGCAAGCTCGCCTCCTTCTTTGGCGACATAGACATGAACAACGACGGCTACATCAGCTTCGAAGAGTGGCG CCATGCGCCGTTGAAGGCTGTGATGGACTTCTATTCCTCCATCGTCACCCTCTCTGCTGAAGGTGACTCGATGGTATCGGAGGAGACTCTTGAAGGCTCAGGTACGACCGGCTTCCTTCTGCAAACCCTCTTTGGATCCATTTTGAAGCTCGCATCCCCTTCTTATTCGGATCCCTCCGCCGGCAACATTCAACTTctcagcgacgaggacggcaatTCGGTAGCTGTGGTCGTGCCTTCCCGAGAAGGACCAGGCTCTGGCCCTCCCGGCCTCTCGCAGCTTCCCGCCTCGCCaaaacaacaacgacgaagGAGTTTATcaaaaaacaacaacagcgacagcaataacagcagcagtggttACGCCACTGCCTCAGCAGATCTCGACCCGGCCTCTTCGCAACAGCAAACATCGTCCGCGCAAGCGATGGTATTGCCAATATCTCCCCCGGGCTATTCAGGTACCAGCGCCAACATGAACAACATGAACATGGAGGCAGCGGTGCTGCAGGCGTGCatccaggccgccgacgagaagccCACAGGCATACCTGGAAGACCCCCCGGCGTCGGCACCTCTCAAGCGAACCAGGTCACAGGCAGCAGCTCCGAGCAaggctccagctccagctcaGATGCAACTGTAGCACCCAAGTTCAAGAGATTGACTGACTTCGTCCCTGATCCAGGTTACTTTATCGCAGGTGCCGTCGCCGGAGGACTGTCGAGAACTGCCACGGCGCCCCTCGATCGTCTGAAGGTCTACCTGCTCGTCAACACCCGAGCGAGCACCGACACGGCGGCGAGTGCGCTCAAGCAGGGGCGTCCGCTGCTCGCCCTTCGCAACGCGGTCAAGCCGTTTGGAGACGCCGTCAAAGACCTCTGGAAGGCTGGCGGTATGAGGAGTCTGTTTGCAG GCAATGGACTCAACGTCATTAAAATCATGCCTGAGAGTGCCATCAAGTTCGGATCATATGAGGCTGCAAAGCGAACCCTCTCTAAGCTCGAGGGCCACAACGACCCCAGACAAATCAACAGCTACTCAAAATTTGTTGCAGGTGGTGTTGCTGGCATGGTTGCCCA GTTCTGCGTATACCCGCTGGACACACTCAAATTCCGACTCCAAACATCAACAGTCCAGGGTGGACTCTCTGGAAATGCCCTTGTCCTTGATACAGCCAAGAAGATGTGGCAGGCAGGCGGTGTGCGCATTGCTTACCGTGGCGTCACCATGGGCCTGATGGGCATGTTCCCCTACAGTGCTATCGACATGGGCACCTTCGAGTTCCTCAAGACATCATACAAGAGGTACATGTCCAAGTATCGCGGCATCCATGAAGAAGACGCCAAGCCAGGCAACATTATGACGGGCATCATTGGTGCCACCAGTGGAGCTTTTGGAGCATCTGTGGTTTACCCCCTTAATGTCCTCCGTACCCGCCTCCAGACTCAGGGCACAGTCATGCATCCTGCGACCTACACCGGCATAATGGATGTTGCACAGCAGACGCTCAAGAACGAGGGTGTGCGGGGCATGTACAAGGGACTCACCCCCAACTTGCTCAAGGTGGCTCCCGCGTTGAGTATCACCTGGGTTGTGTATGAAAACTCAAAGAGACTCCTCGGCTTGGAATGA
- a CDS encoding RNA polymerase II holoenzyme cyclin-like subunit, producing MAANYWESTQRRFWLFSKDELQTVRQKLEDDNAELVQMFPLPQPRHLAIFFNQQVNRLGKRMVIRQQAMATAQVYIKRFYTKVEIRRTNPYLVVATALYLACKMEECPQHIRLIVSEARSLWPDFLSLDTSKLGECEFFMISEMSSQLIVYAPYRTLNSYQQELSLTQEDVNLGWSILNDHYMTDLPLLYPPHIIALTAILLVLVLRPSSSMSGSNQPTATNIAAASAALAQAQGRAPGLPPTPGTPNPADKEKQPEARFGRVQRYGAWLAESNVEIAAMVDCTQELISFYECHEQYNDKLTREQINRFVKARVLDK from the exons ATGGCTGCCAACTACTGGGAATCGACCCAGCGTCGCTTCTGGCTCTTCTCCAAAGACGAACTCCAAACGGTGCGCCAGAAACTCGAAGACGACAATGCCGAGCTCGTCCAAATGTTCCCTCTCCCGCAGCCGCGGCACCTGGCCATATTCTTTAACCAGC AGGTCAACCGCCTTGGTAAACGCATGGTCATTCGACAGCAAGCCATGGCCACCGCCCAGGTCTACATCAAACGCTTCTATACCAAGGTCGAGATCCGACGAACGAACCCCTACCTGGTGGTCGCGACGGCTCTCTACTTGGCTTGTAAGATGGAAGAGTGTCCTCAGCATATCCGCTTGATTGTCAGCGAGGCCCGCTCGTTGTGGCCCGACTTTCTAAGTCTCGATACCTCGAAGCTCGGCGAGTGCGAGTTCTTCATGATTTCCGAAATGAGCTCCCAGCTCATTGTCTACGCGCCCTACCGAACCCTGAACAGCTATCAACAGGAACTGAGCCTGACACAAGAGGACGTGAACCTGGGCTGGTCTATTCTAAACGATCATTATATGACGGATCTGCCCCTGCTATACCCGCCGCACATCATTGCGCTCACCGCGATCCTGCTTGTGCTGGTGCTGCGACCTTCTTCCAGTATGTCGGGATCGAACCAACCGACGGCGACGAACATCGCTGCTGCGAGTGCGGCGCTGGCCCAGGCCCAAGGAAGGGCACCAGGACTGCCTCCAACCCCGGGCACGCCCAATCCagccgacaaggagaagcaaCCGGAGGCCAGGTTTGGCCGGGTGCAGCGCTATGGCGCTTGGTTGGCAGAGAGCAACGTGGAAATTGCCGCCATGGTCGACTGCACCCAAGAGCTGATTTCGTTCTACGAGTGCCATGAGCAGTACAACGACAAGCTTACCCGGGAACAAATCAACAGATTCGTCAAGGCAAGGGTTCTCGACAAGTGA
- a CDS encoding Kinesin light — MLRSYKRRKLGRNGTNINDAARSSHDDIKIGSRSESEDDEFEDDLNMLREFSLVPMTTQSGLLELHPLMQFCTQFWVSSFDNLRKWRRMFLQVMSKEYTGRRFVEEGPETGKDAEHLTRLLANVGVFRLRMGKYEEEAEQMTRRALCYNSANSAVVSATLPFLKTRSALSQVSQNVDTTIRLVIEVVLEKVPGLRNRRSRAQDERLLMMYRTREMLVWKMY, encoded by the exons ATGCTCCGGAGTTACAAGCGCCGCAAGTTGGGCAGAAATGGGACTAACATCAATGACGCCGCTCGAAGCAGCCACGACGATATCAAGATTGGTAGTAGGAGCGAaagcgaggacgacgaatTTGAGGATGACCTCAACATGCTCCGTGAATTCTCGTTGGTACCGATGACTACGCAGAGCGGTTTGCTTGAACTGCACCCGCTCATGCAATTCTGCACGCAATTCTGGGTCTCGTCGTTTGACAACCTACGAAAATGGAGACGGATGTTTCTGCAGGTCATGTCAAAGGAGTACACCGGTCGGAGA TTCGTTGAGGAGGGCCCCGAGACTGGAAAAGACGCTGAACATCTCACACGACTGCTTGCCAATGTAGGGGTGTTTAGGTTAAGAATGGGGAAgtacgaagaagaagcggaGCAGATGACCCGACGGGCA CTATGTTACAACTCTGCCAACTCTGCTGTTGTGTCAGCCACTCTACCATTTCTCAAAACACGTTCCGCTTTAAGTCAGGTTTCCCAGAATGTCGATACTACCATTCGACTTGTTATTGAGGTTGTTCTTGAAAAGGTTCCCGGCCTCCGAAACCGGCGCAGCCGCGCTCAAGACGAGCGACTTTTGATGATGTACAGGACTCGTGAGATGCTCGTCTGGAAAATGTACTAG